From Cellulosimicrobium cellulans, the proteins below share one genomic window:
- a CDS encoding acetyl-CoA C-acetyltransferase, with translation MANRTSPRQTPEQSSARAPEQAPETSTPGAPRDAWVVGGNRIPFARAGKKYSSASNQEMFTAALDGLVARFGLQGERLGEVVGGAVLKHSRDFNLVRESVLGSSLSPETPAYDLQQACATGLEATIAVANKIRLGQVESGVAGGSDTVSDAPIAVSEGLRRALLEASHAKTFGQRVKAFTKVRPSDLAPLTPATDEPRTGLSMGEHQAITTARWGISREAQDELALASHEHLAAAWDAGFFDDLVTPFRGLVRDDNLRTDSSLEKLAALKPVYGKRLAGSADGAEPTMTAGNSTPLTDGASTVLLASAEWARERDLPLLARVVDAETAAVDFVHGHEGLLMAPAHAVPRLLARNGLALGDFDLYEIHEAFASTVLTTLKAWEDDEYCRTELGLDGALGSIDRSRLNVNGSSLAAGHPFAATGGRIVATAAKLLAAKTAETGAPARALISVCAAGGLGVAAILESVPTTDPATDAPA, from the coding sequence GTGGCCAACCGCACCAGCCCCCGCCAGACCCCCGAGCAGTCCTCCGCGAGGGCCCCCGAGCAGGCTCCCGAGACGAGCACCCCCGGCGCCCCCCGCGACGCCTGGGTCGTGGGCGGGAACCGCATCCCGTTCGCCCGCGCGGGCAAGAAGTACTCCTCGGCGAGCAACCAGGAGATGTTCACGGCCGCGCTCGACGGCCTCGTCGCGCGCTTCGGACTCCAGGGCGAGCGGCTCGGCGAGGTCGTCGGTGGCGCCGTGCTCAAGCACTCGCGCGACTTCAACCTGGTCCGCGAGTCCGTGCTCGGCTCGTCCCTCTCCCCCGAGACCCCCGCGTACGACCTCCAGCAGGCGTGCGCGACCGGCCTCGAGGCGACGATCGCCGTCGCGAACAAGATCCGCCTCGGCCAGGTCGAGTCGGGCGTCGCGGGCGGGTCCGACACGGTCTCCGACGCGCCGATCGCCGTGAGCGAGGGCCTGCGCCGGGCGCTGCTCGAGGCGAGCCACGCCAAGACGTTCGGCCAGCGCGTCAAGGCGTTCACCAAGGTGCGCCCCTCCGACCTCGCGCCCCTGACCCCCGCGACGGACGAGCCGCGCACCGGCCTGTCCATGGGCGAGCACCAGGCGATCACGACGGCGCGCTGGGGCATCTCCCGCGAGGCGCAGGACGAGCTCGCGCTCGCGAGCCACGAGCACCTCGCGGCCGCGTGGGACGCCGGCTTCTTCGACGACCTCGTCACCCCGTTCCGCGGGCTCGTGCGCGACGACAACCTCCGTACGGACTCGTCGCTCGAGAAGCTCGCCGCGCTCAAGCCGGTGTACGGCAAGCGCCTCGCGGGCAGCGCCGACGGCGCCGAGCCGACCATGACGGCGGGCAACTCGACCCCGCTGACCGACGGCGCGTCCACGGTCCTGCTCGCGTCCGCCGAGTGGGCCCGCGAGCGCGACCTCCCGCTGCTCGCGCGCGTCGTCGACGCCGAGACCGCGGCCGTCGACTTCGTGCACGGTCACGAGGGCCTGCTCATGGCACCGGCCCACGCCGTCCCGCGCCTGCTCGCGCGCAACGGCCTCGCGCTCGGCGACTTCGACCTCTACGAGATCCACGAGGCGTTCGCCTCCACCGTGCTCACGACCCTCAAGGCGTGGGAGGACGACGAGTACTGCCGCACCGAGCTGGGTCTCGACGGCGCGCTCGGGTCGATCGACCGCTCGCGCCTCAACGTCAACGGGTCCTCGCTCGCCGCGGGCCACCCGTTCGCCGCGACCGGTGGCCGCATCGTCGCGACGGCGGCCAAGCTCCTCGCCGCGAAGACCGCCGAGACCGGCGCGCCCGCGCGGGCGCTGATCTCCGTGTGCGCCGCGGGAGGCCTCGGCGTCGCCGCGATCCTCGAGTCGGTCCCCACCACGGACCCCGCGACCGACGCCCCCGCCTGA
- a CDS encoding TetR/AcrR family transcriptional regulator, translating to MNAGADARPVTRGRVQPGAAVDGRSTRWDEHRAARRAELIRAASKAVHRGGPGVSMDEIAAASGTSKSIIYRYFDDKTGLQVALGSAVVGQMHDALTQAAESAETPKRALRAMVGVYLEMIESSPNVYYFVTRTSAVAGTEEPAAQLAASGLTNGTAGASRAPLAAFLDSVIELVAEPFARVTDVSPTDAAAWAAGAVGFVRGAGEWWLGHRDRADVPDREQLTERVAAWLWAGPVGVLSHNPGTPRSHDDRRTSPATRRDGVRPVTGHPEHPATASELKEIP from the coding sequence GTGAACGCAGGTGCCGACGCGCGGCCGGTCACCCGAGGGCGGGTGCAGCCGGGCGCGGCGGTGGACGGACGGTCGACCCGCTGGGACGAGCACCGGGCGGCACGCCGCGCGGAGCTCATCCGGGCGGCGAGCAAGGCCGTGCACCGCGGAGGCCCCGGGGTCTCCATGGACGAGATCGCGGCGGCGTCGGGGACGTCGAAGTCGATCATCTACCGCTACTTCGACGACAAGACCGGCCTGCAGGTCGCGCTCGGCTCCGCCGTCGTGGGGCAGATGCACGACGCGCTGACCCAGGCCGCCGAGTCGGCCGAGACGCCCAAGCGTGCGCTGCGCGCGATGGTCGGCGTCTACCTCGAGATGATCGAGAGCTCGCCCAACGTCTACTACTTCGTCACCCGGACGAGCGCCGTCGCGGGGACGGAGGAGCCCGCCGCGCAGCTCGCCGCGAGCGGGCTCACGAACGGGACGGCCGGCGCGAGCCGTGCACCGCTCGCGGCGTTCCTCGACTCGGTGATCGAGCTGGTCGCCGAGCCGTTCGCGCGCGTCACCGACGTCTCTCCCACCGACGCCGCGGCCTGGGCCGCGGGCGCCGTCGGGTTCGTGCGGGGTGCCGGGGAGTGGTGGCTCGGCCACCGCGACCGGGCTGACGTCCCCGACCGCGAGCAGCTCACCGAGCGCGTCGCCGCCTGGCTCTGGGCCGGGCCCGTCGGCGTCCTCTCCCACAACCCGGGCACCCCCCGCTCCCACGACGACCGGCGCACGTCGCCCGCGACCCGTCGCGACGGCGTCCGCCCCGTCACCGGCCACCCTGAGCACCCGGCGACCGCCTCAGAACTCAAGGAGATCCCATGA
- a CDS encoding acyl-CoA dehydrogenase family protein, translated as MTATSDRPALAQRASTTGDASATSQGDARVDVASLEKLLLGRWADLRATARATAGEEAFQRIEGLTLREHRERVLEQMRLLVGKGQVWRGYPERLGGADDAGGNLAGFEELVAADPSLQIKAGVQWGLFGAAILHLGTPEQQDRLLPGAMDLSVPGAFAMTEIGHGSDVASIGTTATYDPETEEFVVHTPFRGAWKEFLGNAGVHGVAAVVFAQLITKNVNHGVHAFYVPIRDTAGERDELGRLPFLPGVGGEDDGQKGGLNGIDNGRLHFDHVRIPRADLLARYGSVDADGTYSSPIESPGRRFFTMLGSLVQGRVSLDGAAVTASKLGLAIAVRYANERRQFTGASATEEVVLLDYGTHKRRLIVPIAETYAAHFAHDRLLDLFHSVFSGEEDTPEQREDLETTAAALKATSTRFALDTLQETREACGGAGFITANRITSLRADLDVYATFEGDNTVLLQLVAKRLLADYGKQFKGITPGQMARVVVERAGDMALHRTPLKRAAQALADVGDPRRAAGHLRDPETQRALLTDRVETMVADVAQALRPAQKADPETATNLFNAHQVELVEAARAHAELLRWEAFTRALETIEDAGTREVLTTVRDLFGLSLVERHLAWYLLNGRLSTQRARTVTSYLDRLIDRLRPHAQDLVDAWGYGPEHLRATIATGIEKERQDEARDHYRRLRASGDEPRSEKSLRKAAKGGPQAR; from the coding sequence ATGACCGCCACGTCCGACCGTCCCGCCCTCGCACAGCGCGCGTCGACCACGGGTGACGCGAGCGCGACGTCGCAGGGCGACGCCCGCGTCGACGTCGCCTCCCTCGAGAAGCTCCTGCTCGGCCGGTGGGCCGACCTGCGCGCGACGGCGCGCGCCACCGCGGGCGAGGAGGCGTTCCAGCGCATCGAGGGCCTGACCCTGCGCGAGCACCGCGAGCGCGTGCTGGAGCAGATGCGCCTGCTCGTCGGCAAGGGGCAGGTCTGGCGCGGGTACCCCGAGCGCCTCGGCGGCGCGGACGACGCGGGCGGCAACCTCGCCGGGTTCGAGGAGCTCGTCGCGGCCGACCCGTCGCTCCAGATCAAGGCGGGCGTGCAGTGGGGCCTGTTCGGTGCGGCGATCCTGCACCTCGGTACGCCCGAGCAGCAGGACCGCCTCCTCCCGGGCGCCATGGACCTCTCGGTGCCCGGCGCGTTCGCGATGACGGAGATCGGCCACGGGTCCGACGTCGCGAGCATCGGCACCACGGCGACCTACGACCCGGAGACCGAGGAGTTCGTCGTCCACACCCCGTTCCGCGGGGCGTGGAAGGAGTTCCTCGGCAACGCGGGGGTGCACGGCGTCGCGGCGGTCGTGTTCGCGCAGCTGATCACGAAGAACGTCAACCACGGCGTGCACGCGTTCTACGTGCCGATCCGCGACACCGCGGGCGAGCGCGACGAGCTCGGCCGTCTGCCGTTCCTGCCCGGCGTCGGCGGCGAGGACGACGGGCAGAAGGGCGGGCTCAACGGCATCGACAACGGCCGCCTGCACTTCGACCACGTGCGGATCCCGCGCGCCGACCTGCTCGCGCGCTACGGCTCGGTCGACGCGGACGGCACGTACTCCAGCCCGATCGAGAGCCCGGGCCGCCGGTTCTTCACGATGCTCGGGTCGCTCGTGCAGGGGCGCGTGTCGCTCGACGGCGCCGCGGTCACCGCGTCGAAGCTCGGCCTCGCCATCGCCGTGCGGTACGCCAACGAGCGCCGCCAGTTCACCGGGGCGAGCGCGACCGAGGAGGTCGTGCTCCTCGACTACGGCACGCACAAGAGGCGCCTCATCGTGCCGATCGCGGAGACGTACGCCGCGCACTTCGCGCACGACCGCCTGCTCGACCTGTTCCACTCGGTGTTCTCCGGCGAGGAGGACACCCCGGAGCAGCGCGAGGACCTCGAGACGACGGCGGCCGCGCTCAAGGCGACGAGCACCCGGTTCGCGCTCGACACGCTCCAGGAGACGCGCGAGGCGTGCGGCGGTGCGGGGTTCATCACGGCCAACCGCATCACGAGCCTGCGCGCGGACCTCGACGTCTACGCGACGTTCGAGGGCGACAACACGGTCCTGCTCCAGCTCGTCGCCAAGCGCCTGCTCGCCGACTACGGCAAGCAGTTCAAGGGCATCACGCCGGGTCAGATGGCGCGCGTCGTCGTCGAGCGCGCGGGCGACATGGCCCTGCACCGCACGCCGCTCAAGCGGGCCGCGCAGGCGCTCGCGGACGTCGGCGACCCGCGCCGCGCCGCGGGTCACCTGCGCGACCCCGAGACGCAGCGCGCGCTGCTCACCGACCGGGTCGAGACGATGGTCGCCGACGTCGCGCAGGCCCTGCGCCCCGCGCAGAAGGCCGACCCGGAGACCGCGACGAACCTGTTCAACGCCCACCAGGTCGAGCTCGTCGAGGCCGCCCGCGCCCACGCGGAGCTGCTGCGCTGGGAGGCGTTCACGCGGGCGCTCGAGACGATCGAGGACGCCGGCACGCGCGAGGTCCTCACGACCGTGCGGGACCTGTTCGGCCTGAGCCTGGTCGAGCGCCACCTCGCGTGGTACCTGCTCAACGGCCGTCTCTCGACGCAGCGCGCACGGACGGTCACGAGCTACCTGGACCGCCTCATCGACCGGCTGCGCCCCCACGCGCAGGACCTCGTCGACGCGTGGGGCTACGGCCCCGAGCACCTGCGCGCGACGATCGCGACCGGCATCGAGAAGGAGCGCCAGGACGAGGCGCGCGACCACTATCGCCGCCTGCGCGCGAGCGGCGACGAGCCGCGCAGCGAGAAGTCGCTGCGCAAGGCCGCGAAGGGCGGCCCGCAGGCCCGCTGA
- a CDS encoding DUF2599 domain-containing protein: protein MRPLAAGVLMLVVLAGCTPDGGASAPSPGTVTTTRADGTSGEPDEDGTADAGGDTTAAPEVVRVPVGPATVEIAAPALVSTAADGGAPAAAVSAGDEGASNVALVLTDAPALVSVEAGSLVRHPDGTLTVLDDAGTPVGGLDAPRVVGPHGEDRAEGTAGADGTDDEASAGPTAAGAPGVRVVLLDAHRAEVTLVPAAGTSSGTSPDTSSGPDGTSGAPRTLAGDASGTGTADDAGATGAGPAAAWDVVVTLGTQAVRSADWGEREGGRSLAVDATAWARAAGRAGQELVWAQVLAAEPEADTPTMHDQLVCHAVGAPDKATWNLEPWRPDVGLLATMAARCNPT from the coding sequence GTGCGACCCCTCGCCGCCGGCGTCCTGATGCTCGTCGTCCTCGCGGGGTGCACGCCCGACGGCGGGGCGTCCGCGCCGAGCCCCGGCACCGTCACGACGACGCGGGCGGACGGCACGTCCGGCGAGCCCGACGAGGACGGCACGGCAGACGCCGGTGGCGACACGACCGCGGCGCCCGAGGTCGTGCGGGTGCCCGTGGGTCCAGCGACGGTCGAGATCGCGGCGCCGGCGCTCGTTTCCACCGCGGCGGACGGCGGTGCTCCGGCAGCGGCTGTCTCGGCAGGCGACGAGGGCGCGTCGAACGTCGCGCTCGTGCTCACCGACGCCCCGGCTCTGGTCTCGGTCGAGGCCGGGTCGCTCGTGCGCCACCCGGACGGCACCCTGACGGTCCTGGACGACGCCGGCACGCCCGTCGGCGGGCTCGACGCCCCCCGCGTCGTCGGTCCGCACGGTGAGGACCGGGCCGAGGGCACGGCCGGCGCCGACGGGACGGACGACGAGGCATCGGCCGGACCGACCGCAGCCGGCGCTCCCGGGGTGCGGGTCGTGCTCCTCGACGCGCACCGCGCGGAGGTGACGCTCGTGCCCGCGGCAGGGACGTCGTCGGGCACGTCGCCGGACACCTCGTCCGGTCCCGACGGGACGAGCGGCGCGCCGCGGACCCTCGCGGGGGACGCGAGCGGGACGGGGACGGCCGACGACGCAGGCGCGACGGGCGCCGGCCCGGCCGCAGCCTGGGACGTCGTCGTGACGCTCGGCACGCAGGCGGTGCGGAGCGCCGACTGGGGCGAGCGCGAGGGCGGGCGGTCGCTCGCGGTCGACGCGACCGCGTGGGCGCGCGCCGCGGGCCGGGCGGGCCAGGAGCTCGTCTGGGCGCAGGTGCTCGCGGCGGAGCCGGAGGCCGACACTCCGACGATGCACGACCAGCTCGTGTGCCACGCCGTCGGCGCCCCGGACAAGGCGACGTGGAACCTCGAGCCGTGGCGGCCCGACGTCGGGCTGCTCGCCACGATGGCGGCGCGCTGCAACCCGACCTGA
- a CDS encoding NUDIX hydrolase, with product MQTRVAAYAVIVREDGRMLLPHWSEGDHGGWTLPGGGIDPGEHPEAAAVREVREETGYDVELDGLLGVDSIVVDAAARLRPEDRDRALHAIRIVYRAHVVGGELRVEEDESTDDVGWFTPDEVDALQRVGLVDLARRWAGLLPVSS from the coding sequence ATGCAGACCCGCGTCGCCGCCTACGCCGTGATCGTCCGCGAGGACGGGAGGATGCTCCTCCCCCACTGGAGCGAGGGCGACCACGGCGGCTGGACCCTGCCCGGCGGCGGCATCGACCCCGGGGAGCACCCCGAGGCCGCGGCCGTCCGCGAGGTGCGCGAGGAGACCGGCTACGACGTCGAGCTCGACGGCCTGCTCGGCGTCGACAGCATCGTGGTCGACGCCGCGGCCCGGCTGCGCCCCGAGGACCGCGACCGGGCGCTGCACGCGATCCGCATCGTCTACCGCGCCCACGTGGTGGGCGGCGAGCTGCGCGTCGAGGAGGACGAGTCGACCGACGACGTCGGCTGGTTCACGCCCGACGAGGTCGACGCGCTCCAGCGGGTGGGGCTCGTCGACCTCGCCCGCCGCTGGGCCGGCCTGCTTCCCGTGTCGTCGTGA
- a CDS encoding PadR family transcriptional regulator, whose protein sequence is MSRRPVSNPLALAVLASLAERPMYPYEITTTLRERGKDDSIRLNFGSLYSVIKSLEKHGFITPSHSEREGNRPERVVYEITEAGKVEAAAWLRELLAVPSKEYPDVEAGLSLIAMLSPEEVAALLRARLASLDNEIRTRDAGLTGAAAAGLPELFLVEADYRLAMLRAERTWIDRFAARLEAGEVGGQDGWAEMARLRAAGASPEEIEEVVRRHLPADPTP, encoded by the coding sequence ATGTCCCGTCGTCCTGTGTCCAACCCGCTCGCGCTCGCGGTGCTCGCGAGCCTCGCCGAGCGACCCATGTACCCGTACGAGATCACGACGACCCTGCGCGAGCGGGGCAAGGACGACAGCATCCGGCTCAACTTCGGCTCCTTGTACTCCGTCATCAAGTCGCTCGAGAAGCACGGCTTCATCACGCCGTCGCACTCGGAGCGCGAGGGCAACCGGCCCGAGCGCGTCGTCTACGAGATCACGGAGGCGGGCAAGGTCGAGGCGGCCGCGTGGCTGCGCGAGCTGCTGGCGGTGCCGTCCAAGGAGTACCCGGACGTCGAGGCCGGGCTGTCGCTCATCGCGATGCTCTCGCCGGAGGAGGTCGCGGCGCTCCTGCGTGCGCGCCTCGCGTCGCTGGACAACGAGATCCGCACGCGCGACGCCGGGCTCACCGGCGCCGCGGCAGCCGGGCTGCCGGAGCTCTTCCTCGTCGAGGCCGACTACCGGCTGGCCATGCTCCGCGCGGAGCGCACGTGGATCGACCGGTTCGCCGCACGCCTGGAGGCGGGCGAGGTCGGCGGCCAGGACGGCTGGGCCGAGATGGCGCGCCTGCGCGCCGCGGGCGCCTCGCCCGAGGAGATCGAGGAGGTCGTGCGCCGGCACCTGCCCGCCGACCCCACCCCCTGA
- a CDS encoding ATP-binding cassette domain-containing protein: MPTTTRARETAIAAVDLRKTYPGGRGRPPVHALDGLSFAVPAGTVFALLGPNGAGKSTTAKILTTLSRADSGTATVAGIDVARHPERVRRAIGYVAQKPVTDPMDSGRENLVLAGRLQGLGARAAHARATELLDRFSLADAADRLVKTYSGGMARKLDVAMGIVHRPQVLFLDEPTTGLDPEARAEMWAEIERMTARESMTILLTTHYLEEADRLAANLAIVDHGRVAVAGTPDALKDELRGDGIVVELAPGTAAAVPDGATALAARVTDAVRACAGVRDVHVEGRTLRARADSGAVALPAVLTALDAAGLPVASATLARPSLDDVYLRHTGRTFAAAQSAEPAEAGRDLDATTEGVAA; the protein is encoded by the coding sequence GTGCCCACCACCACCCGCGCGCGGGAGACGGCGATCGCCGCCGTCGACCTGCGCAAGACCTACCCGGGCGGCCGCGGCCGCCCGCCCGTGCACGCGCTCGACGGCCTGTCGTTCGCCGTCCCCGCGGGCACCGTGTTCGCGCTGCTCGGCCCCAACGGGGCGGGCAAGTCGACGACGGCCAAGATCCTCACGACGCTCAGCCGCGCCGACTCCGGCACGGCGACCGTCGCGGGGATCGACGTCGCCCGCCACCCCGAGCGCGTGCGGCGCGCGATCGGGTACGTCGCGCAGAAGCCCGTGACCGACCCCATGGACTCCGGACGCGAGAACCTCGTCCTCGCGGGCCGGCTCCAGGGCCTCGGCGCGCGCGCCGCCCACGCCCGGGCGACCGAGCTGCTCGACCGGTTCTCCCTCGCGGACGCGGCCGACCGCCTCGTGAAGACGTACAGCGGCGGCATGGCGCGCAAGCTCGACGTCGCGATGGGCATCGTGCACAGGCCGCAGGTCCTGTTCCTCGACGAGCCGACGACCGGGCTCGACCCGGAGGCGCGCGCCGAGATGTGGGCCGAGATCGAGCGCATGACGGCGCGCGAGAGCATGACGATCCTCCTCACCACGCACTACCTCGAGGAGGCCGACCGCCTCGCCGCGAACCTCGCGATCGTCGACCACGGCCGCGTCGCCGTCGCGGGGACCCCCGACGCGCTGAAGGACGAGCTGCGCGGCGACGGCATCGTCGTCGAGCTCGCGCCCGGGACGGCAGCTGCCGTGCCCGACGGCGCGACCGCCCTCGCGGCGCGCGTCACCGACGCGGTGCGTGCCTGCGCGGGCGTCCGCGACGTGCACGTCGAGGGCCGCACCCTGCGCGCCCGGGCCGACTCGGGCGCCGTCGCGCTGCCCGCCGTCCTCACCGCGCTCGACGCGGCGGGGCTGCCCGTCGCGTCCGCGACGCTCGCGCGCCCGAGCCTCGACGACGTGTACCTGCGGCACACCGGCCGCACCTTCGCAGCGGCCCAGTCCGCCGAACCGGCCGAGGCCGGCCGCGATCTCGACGCGACGACCGAGGGGGTGGCCGCATGA
- a CDS encoding ABC transporter permease, giving the protein MTAVVHTGLLTARALRQGARIPVFMVMNLVQPMIWLLLFGQLFQAVVEIPGFSTGGTYLEFITPGVVMMTAMFGAAWAGTSYVQDMDRGVMDRFLTSPASRGALMASTMIYQAVIAVGQALVVLAVAWLCGARFGSTPGETTLGVLALLLAVVLLTALFSALSNAMALLTGQQEALIGISQLITLPLMFLSSAVMDTRLSADWVSDVARYNPFDWAVVAGREALAASPDWGVVWGRLGLLALAAVVMGWLATQAFRTRQRST; this is encoded by the coding sequence ATGACCGCCGTCGTGCACACCGGGCTGCTCACCGCCCGGGCGCTGCGCCAGGGCGCGCGCATCCCCGTGTTCATGGTCATGAACCTCGTGCAGCCGATGATCTGGCTGCTGCTGTTCGGCCAGCTCTTCCAGGCCGTCGTCGAGATCCCCGGTTTCTCCACGGGCGGGACGTACCTCGAGTTCATCACGCCGGGCGTCGTCATGATGACGGCGATGTTCGGCGCCGCGTGGGCCGGCACGTCGTACGTGCAGGACATGGACCGCGGCGTCATGGACCGCTTCCTCACGTCCCCGGCGTCGCGCGGCGCGCTCATGGCGTCGACGATGATCTACCAGGCCGTCATCGCGGTCGGGCAGGCCCTCGTCGTCCTCGCGGTCGCGTGGCTGTGCGGGGCGCGGTTCGGCAGCACGCCGGGCGAGACGACGCTCGGCGTCCTCGCGCTGCTGCTCGCGGTCGTGCTGCTCACGGCGCTGTTCTCGGCGCTGAGCAACGCGATGGCCCTGCTCACCGGGCAGCAGGAGGCGCTCATCGGCATCTCGCAGCTCATCACGCTGCCGCTCATGTTCCTGTCGTCCGCCGTGATGGACACGCGGCTGTCCGCGGACTGGGTGTCCGACGTCGCGCGGTACAACCCGTTCGACTGGGCCGTCGTCGCGGGGCGCGAGGCGCTCGCCGCGTCGCCCGACTGGGGCGTGGTGTGGGGCCGTCTCGGGCTGCTCGCGCTCGCGGCGGTCGTCATGGGCTGGCTCGCGACGCAGGCGTTCCGCACGCGCCAGCGCTCGACCTGA
- a CDS encoding APC family permease, translating to MSQTEGRTEERQQPELKRVMGPKLLLLFIVGDILGTGVYALTGQVAGEVGGAAWLPFLLAFVVATITAFSYLELVTKYPSAAGAALYTHKAFGIHLLTFVVAFMVMSSGITSASTASNAFAGFVSDGFGLALPTGGDGRLLIALGFMALVALVNFRGVGESVRANVVLSLVELSGLLLVIFVGLWATTQGRADFSRVVVFESADDKSVFLAVTAATTLAFFAMVGFEDSVNMAEECKNPVRDFPRMMLTGLSVTGAIYVLVAITAVALVPVGDLVDDSKGSALTQVVAAGAPNLPFDTIFPFIGMFAVANSALINMLMASRLLYGMANQGVLPRAFGQVHPFRRTPWVSILVTTAIAFALIVYVVRQSGTESGTNAIALLGGTTSLLLLVVFTIVNIALLVLRRDRVDHQHFRTRTWLAVLGALTCAYLAGPWARSAEQQEQYVIAGALVGLGILLSFVTWLYNRSVRHRQIAFSDVSRLEDEVPDDSDDDGRSR from the coding sequence ATGAGCCAGACCGAGGGTCGTACGGAGGAGCGGCAGCAGCCGGAGCTCAAGCGCGTGATGGGGCCCAAGCTGCTGCTCCTGTTCATCGTCGGGGACATCCTCGGCACGGGCGTGTACGCGCTGACAGGGCAGGTCGCGGGCGAGGTCGGCGGGGCGGCGTGGCTGCCGTTCCTGCTCGCGTTCGTGGTCGCGACGATCACCGCGTTCTCCTACCTTGAGCTCGTCACCAAGTACCCGAGCGCCGCCGGCGCGGCGCTGTACACGCACAAGGCGTTCGGCATCCACCTGCTGACGTTCGTCGTCGCGTTCATGGTCATGAGCTCGGGCATCACGTCCGCGTCGACGGCGTCCAACGCGTTCGCCGGGTTCGTCTCCGACGGGTTCGGGCTGGCGCTCCCGACGGGCGGCGACGGCAGGCTCCTCATCGCGCTCGGCTTCATGGCCCTCGTCGCGCTCGTCAACTTCCGCGGCGTCGGCGAGAGCGTCCGGGCGAACGTCGTGCTGTCGCTCGTCGAGCTGTCCGGCCTGCTGCTCGTGATCTTCGTCGGGCTGTGGGCGACGACGCAGGGCCGCGCCGACTTCTCGCGCGTCGTCGTGTTCGAGAGCGCGGACGACAAGAGCGTGTTCCTCGCCGTGACCGCCGCGACGACGCTCGCGTTCTTCGCCATGGTCGGGTTCGAGGACTCGGTGAACATGGCCGAGGAGTGCAAGAACCCCGTGCGCGACTTCCCCCGCATGATGCTCACCGGGCTGTCGGTCACCGGCGCGATCTACGTGCTCGTCGCGATCACCGCCGTCGCGCTCGTCCCCGTCGGCGACCTCGTCGACGACTCGAAGGGCTCCGCGCTCACGCAGGTCGTCGCGGCGGGGGCGCCGAACCTGCCGTTCGACACGATCTTCCCCTTCATCGGCATGTTCGCCGTCGCGAACTCGGCGCTCATCAACATGCTCATGGCGTCGCGCCTGCTCTACGGCATGGCGAACCAGGGCGTGCTGCCGCGCGCGTTCGGCCAGGTGCACCCGTTCCGCCGCACGCCGTGGGTCTCGATCCTCGTGACGACGGCCATCGCCTTCGCGCTCATCGTCTACGTGGTGCGGCAGTCGGGGACCGAGTCGGGCACCAACGCGATCGCGCTGCTCGGCGGGACGACGTCGCTGCTCCTGCTCGTCGTGTTCACGATCGTCAACATCGCGCTCCTCGTGCTGCGCCGCGACCGCGTGGACCACCAGCACTTCCGCACCCGCACCTGGCTCGCGGTCCTCGGTGCGCTCACGTGCGCGTACCTCGCCGGCCCGTGGGCGCGCAGCGCCGAGCAGCAGGAGCAGTACGTCATCGCGGGCGCGCTCGTCGGCCTGGGGATCCTGCTCTCGTTCGTCACGTGGCTGTACAACCGCTCGGTGCGGCACCGTCAGATCGCGTTCTCCGACGTCTCCCGCCTCGAGGACGAGGTCCCGGACGACTCCGACGACGACGGCAGGTCCCGCTGA